CCACGCCGATGCGGGAAGGCGGCGCCGTCGATCTGCCGCGGCTCGTCCACCACGCCAAGCATGTGCTTAGCCATGGCTGCGACAGCGTCACGCTGTTCGGCACCACCGGCGAGGGCGCGGCGCTCGGCAGCCCGGCCCGCACCGCCATGCTCGGCGCTTTGGTCGGCGCCGGCATCGACCCGGCCAAGCAGATCTATGCCGGCGTCGCCGCGTCTTCACTGCACGAGGCGGTCGACCAGGCGCAGACTGCGCTCAATGTCGGTGCCAAGGGCCTGCTGGTCGCGCCGCCCTTCTACTTCAAGGGCGTTGGCGACGAGGGGCTCTATGCCTGGTTCTCGCAGTTCTTCGAGAAGCTCGGCGCCTCCGCCCGCAACACCATCCTCTACCACATCCCCTCGGTCACCGCGGTCGACATCTCCGTCGGGCTGGTCGAGCGGCTGAAGAAGGCCTTTCCGGGCGTGGTCACCGGCGTCAAGGATTCCTCCTGCGACTACCCGACGACCGAGGCCTTCCTGGAGGCGCATGGCGAGCTCGCCATCCTGGTCGGCGACGAGCGCCT
This genomic interval from Bosea sp. 29B contains the following:
- a CDS encoding dihydrodipicolinate synthase family protein, whose amino-acid sequence is MALNPNRFGLSCAITTPMREGGAVDLPRLVHHAKHVLSHGCDSVTLFGTTGEGAALGSPARTAMLGALVGAGIDPAKQIYAGVAASSLHEAVDQAQTALNVGAKGLLVAPPFYFKGVGDEGLYAWFSQFFEKLGASARNTILYHIPSVTAVDISVGLVERLKKAFPGVVTGVKDSSCDYPTTEAFLEAHGELAILVGDERLLGRAVRAGAQGSICGAANLVPHLLRPVVYEGAEDATVNALVDEICSYPVLPAVKALVGHLHGDAGYGPMRAPLVALDEGQRKALFAAFDRITRAKAA